The proteins below are encoded in one region of Triticum aestivum cultivar Chinese Spring chromosome 1B, IWGSC CS RefSeq v2.1, whole genome shotgun sequence:
- the LOC123090712 gene encoding QWRF motif-containing protein 7-like, whose translation MASPHRLARSPGSASRAAPAFSTANFVRSLRKAASFGYRKPSAGVDDAADTTRRRSADTVVMSPCRSSPEPGFAARGAWDQQTRRRRSTGQSSPSEGVGRGPSVPRKTATTPKKEDVAHRARVLTARLMQWRLANARMEKAMTRATHAAESKLLYVWRRVAELRNIHTAKRIVAQRWRQKVKLGRLLRPQLPVLVAWETLGEPHSDAVADLGRVLSAASTSLPLSDGARANLELLHETMLACARTVDEIKARADMFYATGSVTSSSVDELARTMQEEMAGIEEVMRLCRIVTNLQVQEVSLRANLIQAKQKIDYS comes from the exons ATGGCGTCACCTCACCGCCTAGCACGCAGCCCCGGCTCGGCCTCCCGCGCCGCGCCGGCCTTCTCGACCGCCAACTTCGTGCGCTCTCTCCGCAAGGCAGCATCCTTCGGTTACAGGAAGCCCAGCGCCGGCGTCGACGACGCGGCGGACACGACGCGACGACGCAGCGCGGACACTGTGGTGATGTCCCCGTGCAGGTCGTCACCCGAGCCGGGCTTCGCTGCGAGGGGTGCCTGGGATCAGCAGACGAGGCGTAGGCGGAGCACCGGGCAGTCGTCGCCTTCCGAGGGCGTCGGCAGAGGGCCGAGCGTGCCGAGGAAGACGGCGACGACGCCTAAGAAGGAGGACGTGGCGCACCGGGCGCGCGTGCTCACCGCGCGGCTGATGCAATGGCGGCTCGCGAACGCACGTATGGAGAAGGCCATGACTCGCGCCACCCACGCCGCCGAG AGCAAGCTGCTCTACGTGTGGCGGCGCGTGGCCGAGCTGCGCAACATCCACACGGCGAAGCGGATTGTGGCGCAGCGGTGGCGGCAGAAGGTGAAGCTGGGCAGGCTCCTGCGCCCGCAGCTCCCCGTCCTCGTCGCATGGGAGACGCTCGGAGAACCGCACTCCGACGCTGTGGCAGACCTCGGCCGGGTGCtctccgccgcctccacctccctcCCCTTATCCGACGGCGCCCGA GCCAACCTGGAGCTGTTGCACGAAACCATGCTTGCTTGCGCGCGCACCGTGGATGAGATCAAAGCCAGGGCTGACATGTTCTATGCCACG GGTAGTGTCACCAGCAGCTCGGTCGACGAGCTCGCGAGGACAATGCAGGAGGAGATGGCAGGGATCGAGGAGGTCATGCGGCTGTGCAGGATTGTCACTAACCTCCAG GTTCAAGAAGTAAGCCTTCGAGCTAATCTAATTCAGGCAAAGCAAAAGATTGACTACTCCTAG